In the genome of Candidatus Poribacteria bacterium, the window TGACAGACAAAGATATCGAAAAACTTCTGAACCTGGAGATTCTTCCGAACTGGCACAATATGGACATCTCTCAAGAGTGGCAACAAAAATATAACCACGCCACCCTCTTCAAACAGTTCGGAGACATCCCTGAAGTTCGCTACATTATAGAGTTTCAACGGAACCCGGGTTTTGAGATATCGCATCAGTTGTACGTTGCTTACTTTGAAGCACACTACCGTCTCTTCCCAAATGAAAACAATCGGCGTGCCCTTGAAGAAGCCTGGAATATCCCAAATCAGCCAGGTCCAGAGACTGTGGACGAGGGTAAACTCAGGGAGGAAGATCCCGAGTTATACATCAAAATCCAAAAAGAACGGTTCATCAAAAATCACGGCGATATTCCACAAGTGCATATTTATATTGACTTTTTGCGAAAAGTCTTGCTCCGAATCCGCATCACAGATGCTGAACGCCTTGCTGCCCTCGAAGCATATTTCTTTCTTTTCCCGACTGAAGAAAACCGTATCAAACTCGAAGAATTCCGAAAGGCACTGGGTGATGAAGATGTCGATAATGAAGAATAAAACTTTCTATTTTATCACGGAATGTGAGTACTATACTCATCATAGGATCCAAAGGCGAGTTGCCTAATTGGATATCTGGCAGTTGCCAGAATTTTAAGGCACACGAAGGGAAACTGCATATCAAGTGGATGTGCAAGCCACGTTTCTCTTCTCATCCCTACGAAGGAGAACAAAATGTTAAAAAAATGTTTTACGGGCTTTAGCCTTCTGGTATTTGTCTTTACAGCCGCTGTGCCTTTATTGTTTCCGACAAACCAAGTTATAGCCGATGCCAACTACTAGTATTCTCAACCTTATACGGCTTACTATTACTGTCCGGATGGCACGCTTCTCTATACAACTACTGGGACAACCACCAATTCAACATCGGTCGACCATCCTCCTGATACTGAGAAAACTATTGAGGTGTGTGGGTATGACTGGCCATACGGATACCCGGGCCCCAAGGTATGGGTATGCGAAGATGTTACAATATATGAGCATACATCTCATGGCACAACGTATGTCTACAATTCAAATGAGGTTACATACACTCGCAGTGCCAGTGAGGAAGCGTGCCGTTAGACAGATGTGTCTAAGGTTAAACATATCCTCAAGGCTGATAGACGTTAAAAAAGAAGGGATATGGTCACACCGCATCCCTTCTTTCAATTTCGTAGAAGAATTTCGATTTTTGGAGGAACTGAGAACAAAAGATCCTGGAGTTTGGGTAGAACGGATGCACGCTGCACTCATCAAGCGGCATGGAAACATCCCGGAAGTTGGTTCTATCATCAATTTTTTGCGAAAATTAGAACACCACCTACCCAGAACAGACAAGGAATGTCGTTCTTATCTTAAGGTGTACGGTACTCTCTACGATCATACGACGACTGCCTCAACTTATGAATTCTATGCTATGCTTGAAGCAAGAGATCAGCTCAGACAGTTTGTAGGAAATACACCGGAAAGACTCAAAAAATACCGAGACGCAAGAGCAAAAGGGATTTCATTCAATGACATAGACTGGGACCATAGCTAAGGCCTGTTATCTGTTTTAATCAAAATTCCTTTCCCTAATGTTGAACGAAATTCTTGAAAGTTTTGCGGAATTCTGCTAATCTGCCCTCTTAATACAACTATAAAGACTGCAGAGGTGAAGCGTGCGAAAGGATCAGGTATGTATCATTACAGGGGGCGGCAGCGGTATTGGTCGCGGTGCTGCCCTCATGATGGCAGAAGAAGGCGCGACAGTTGTTATCATCGGTAGAACGGCATCGAAATTAGAATCCGTTAAGGCTGAAGTCACGGCAGCCGGAGGGACTGCAGTCAGCTACGTACTCGAGGTAGCGGATTACGACGCTGTTGAACAGATGGTTGCAGATGTGCTTGATAAATTCGGACGCATTGATGTGCTTGTGAACAACGCCGGACACAGTTCCCATCACCGACGGATTCTGAACACATCCCCTGAAGAGATGCGCTCGGTTATTGATTCAAATCTGATTGGCACGTTTTTCTGCACGAAAGCAGTCGTACCCGCGATGTTGGCGGCGAAATCGGGAACGATCATCAATATATCGTCGCTTGCGGCGGTTACGCCGGGTCCGTTTAGCGGCTTCGCTTACGGTGCTGCGAAGGCGGGTGTCATCAATTTCACAGAATTTCTCAATGCGGATTTACGGAACACGGGTATCCGCGCGAGCGTGGTGGTCCCTGGCGAAGTCGCAACACCGATTCTGGATAATCGTCCAATTCCACCGGATGCCGATGCGCGCGCGACGATGGTAGATGTTGACGAAACCTCAGCGGCGATTCTGCTAATTGCGACGCTGCCGCAGCGGAGCAACATCCCGGAATTAGTCATTCGTCCAACAATGCATCGCAATATGACAGGCGAGATTGTTGAATTAGATGGCTGATTTTTATGTGCTTGGTGCGTCGAACTAACGATAGATAGAAGGTCAAGGCATCGCGAGCACAGCTCGCTCCTACAGGAAGTTATGATCGCGAGCACAGCGAACGCACGTGGGCATACCCGATACATATAGACGGTGATGTAACCGGCCACGTTGTCAAGGAGGATATAACCTACGAGGACCACGAGAGCCAAGGGAGTCACCAACATACAACTGATACTCACAATATCAAAGCGGGAACCTGGAATTGTCCTGCAGGTTCCCCTCTCAGTGTTATTTTTGCGGGCCCGGATAGGAGGCACCTTCAATGAAAACAGTCGCTTTCATGGTAACTTTTTTAGTCGTTATAGGCGTGGCTTGGGTGTTATTCCTAGTAGTCTGTCACATCTAAACTGACAGGTCGTTCGTAGTAGGGCAATTCATTGCCCGTTTCTGACGTGCGATAAATCGCACTACTACGAACTGGGGTTTCCCATCATTTGAAAGTTGACAGAACACTAGAGTATGGTAACAGACGCTTTGTAGAAAATCTCCGCAAACCATCACATAATGTGTCTTCTCATAGGGAGAAAGACCTCATACCTGATGATTCTAAAAAAGAGGATTTTTCAGAAATCGATTCGTCAGAAGAGATGGTTTCACTCCCAGAGGCTGAACATCTCACCACACCAAACGAAAGTTCCAATTCAGAAAAGATGTACCTACGGGAAATATCCGAGTCTATAGACATTGAGAATGGAGACTCAGATGAAGACACTTCTGAAATGCTGGACATCGTGTCGGTAGATCTACGTCCACCGCCTGGGATGTCATTGGCTGCGTGGATGGATAGTTTGTCCCCGGACGAAAAACAAGTCGTTTACTCACAGAAACCGTGGCTTGAGCCGATTGAAGAGATGACCTTGCAAGAGGTTGAAGCGGAAGTCGAGCGTCGGAAACAACGACTCATTGAGAAGTTTGGCAATACGCCAGAGGTACAAATCATCAATAAGTACACGACAGTTTCTCATTTGCTCGGAGAATCTTATACACTCACCGGAGATGAGATTGTAGAGCATGCAAGAGCTATGAGCGTCCTATGGCCTACAGAAGAAAATATAGCCTCTTATAGGAGGTTTAAATCTTGGCAAGAAAATGGGTGGCATGTAGACAAGTACTAATTACGTTTTTG includes:
- a CDS encoding SDR family NAD(P)-dependent oxidoreductase is translated as MRKDQVCIITGGGSGIGRGAALMMAEEGATVVIIGRTASKLESVKAEVTAAGGTAVSYVLEVADYDAVEQMVADVLDKFGRIDVLVNNAGHSSHHRRILNTSPEEMRSVIDSNLIGTFFCTKAVVPAMLAAKSGTIINISSLAAVTPGPFSGFAYGAAKAGVINFTEFLNADLRNTGIRASVVVPGEVATPILDNRPIPPDADARATMVDVDETSAAILLIATLPQRSNIPELVIRPTMHRNMTGEIVELDG